A single window of [Clostridium] hylemonae DSM 15053 DNA harbors:
- a CDS encoding L-fucose/L-arabinose isomerase family protein yields the protein MATIKLGFAPTRRSIFSAPDAIKYRGLTADRLRELGIDFVDIDDINEEGLLYDDNDVKKIAAKFKKEGVDGIMFPHCNFGTEYVCARLAKEMDVPVMLWGPLDERPEENGVRLRDTQCGLFATGKVLRRFQIPFTYVTNCRLNDPVFERGLRDFMAVCNVVKTFRNIRILQISTRPFDFWTTMCNEGELLEKFNVQLAPVPMTELTQEVKAVKEEGGRLAEMISYIRENMEVKIKDNEVENVAALAVAMERLVEKYGCGAAAIQCWNALQTELGVMPCAANAILNDKGIPVVCETDIHGAITALMVEAAGMGETRGFFADWTIRHPDIENGELLQHCGPWPISVAKEKPQLTYPLAFDHPGSLTAEAKHGDVTLCRFDGDNGEYSLLLGNAKGVDGPKGMGTYLWVEVENIKRLEAKIVEGPYIHHCVGIHKDIVPVLYEACKYIGVKPDFYDPIEEDVKAYLRGE from the coding sequence TTTTGTGGATATCGACGACATCAATGAGGAAGGTCTTCTCTATGATGACAATGACGTGAAGAAGATAGCGGCAAAGTTCAAGAAGGAAGGCGTTGACGGGATCATGTTCCCTCACTGCAACTTCGGAACAGAATATGTCTGCGCAAGACTTGCAAAGGAAATGGACGTACCGGTAATGCTCTGGGGGCCGCTGGATGAGCGCCCGGAAGAGAACGGTGTGAGGCTGAGAGATACGCAGTGCGGCCTGTTCGCCACCGGGAAGGTGCTGAGAAGATTTCAGATTCCATTTACATATGTGACAAACTGCAGATTAAATGATCCGGTATTTGAAAGAGGACTGAGGGACTTTATGGCGGTGTGCAATGTAGTAAAAACATTCCGCAATATAAGAATACTCCAGATCTCCACGAGGCCGTTTGATTTCTGGACGACGATGTGCAACGAAGGGGAGCTGCTGGAGAAGTTCAATGTACAGCTCGCCCCGGTTCCGATGACGGAGCTTACGCAGGAAGTGAAAGCGGTTAAGGAAGAAGGCGGCAGACTGGCGGAGATGATCTCCTATATCAGGGAGAACATGGAAGTCAAGATCAAGGACAATGAGGTGGAGAATGTGGCTGCCCTTGCGGTGGCGATGGAACGGCTCGTGGAGAAGTATGGCTGTGGCGCTGCGGCGATCCAGTGCTGGAACGCGCTTCAGACGGAACTCGGTGTTATGCCGTGTGCGGCAAACGCTATCCTGAATGACAAGGGAATACCAGTCGTATGTGAGACAGATATCCACGGAGCCATCACGGCGCTTATGGTGGAAGCGGCAGGAATGGGGGAGACGAGAGGTTTCTTTGCAGACTGGACGATCCGCCATCCGGATATCGAGAACGGAGAGCTGCTGCAGCACTGCGGACCGTGGCCCATTTCGGTGGCAAAGGAGAAGCCGCAGCTTACATATCCGCTGGCATTTGACCATCCGGGAAGCCTTACGGCGGAGGCGAAGCACGGCGATGTGACGCTGTGTCGGTTCGACGGGGACAACGGAGAGTATTCGCTGCTTCTTGGCAACGCCAAAGGCGTGGACGGCCCGAAGGGAATGGGGACATATCTCTGGGTAGAGGTGGAAAACATCAAGCGGCTTGAGGCAAAGATCGTGGAAGGACCTTACATTCACCACTGCGTGGGCATTCACAAGGACATCGTTCCGGTATTATATGAAGCATGTAAATATATTGGCGTAAAACCTGACTTTTATGACCCGATCGAAGAAGACGTCAAAGCATATTTAAGAGGAGAATGA